One genomic window of Azospirillum sp. TSH58 includes the following:
- a CDS encoding sigma-54-dependent Fis family transcriptional regulator codes for MENAKAAHINELVRVSEGIASKRDAIITASWRRCVADYKLDPTVRREAYILPHERLCLHRDAMDEFLRMARFGLEALYHQVAGMGYALLLTDSNGVTVDFIGDRASDDDLRRTGLYLGADWNEGRAGTCAVGTCIATGEALTVHQTDHFDATHIPLTCTAAPVFHSGGGLAAVLDISALRSPEPKISQYLALQLVKAFTHKIENANLYNNFRREWVVKLSASQEFAEVDPDFVIALDGAGRIIGFNHRACRLLAGEGEDREHLIGRSFSDLFDCQVDDLVRFVRSLPTDQRTLRLRRSGTPLFAQAMPPPAIAVPRPSKGDEGSLPKPLQAMCGGDPALKAVLTRAAKLVNTRMSLLIHGETGTGKEHLAKALHQSSVRASKPFVAVNCAALPEALIESELFGHEPGSFTGATSRGKKGLILEADGGTLFLDEIGDMPLSSQTRLLRVLAEREVTPIGRTKAVSVDVRVIAATHRDLVKLIKAGTFRDDLYFRLNGAVFTVPPLRQRGDLDWLIDRLLAERTERDGIGYTIAAPALAALRAHGWPGNVRELVNALDYACAVCTDGLIELMDIPDPVQRSGVFEAWPSGPPTPAPDSDDPAIRLREVLRRLHWNVSAAARDMGVDRSTVHRQMRRFGIVPPHRLD; via the coding sequence ATGGAGAACGCCAAAGCGGCGCACATCAACGAATTGGTCCGCGTCTCGGAAGGGATCGCGTCGAAGCGCGACGCCATCATCACCGCATCCTGGCGCCGGTGCGTGGCCGATTACAAGCTGGATCCGACCGTCCGGCGGGAGGCCTACATCCTGCCGCACGAGCGTCTGTGCCTGCACCGCGACGCGATGGACGAATTCCTGCGCATGGCCCGCTTCGGGCTGGAGGCCCTGTATCATCAGGTGGCCGGCATGGGCTACGCCCTGCTGCTGACCGACAGCAACGGCGTCACCGTCGACTTCATCGGCGACCGGGCGTCGGACGACGACCTGCGCCGGACCGGCCTCTATCTCGGCGCGGACTGGAACGAGGGACGGGCCGGCACCTGCGCGGTCGGCACCTGCATCGCCACGGGCGAGGCGTTGACCGTCCACCAGACGGACCATTTCGACGCGACCCACATTCCCCTCACCTGCACGGCGGCTCCGGTGTTCCACAGCGGCGGCGGGCTTGCGGCGGTGCTGGACATCTCCGCGCTCCGTTCGCCGGAGCCCAAGATCAGCCAGTATCTGGCCCTCCAACTGGTCAAGGCCTTCACGCACAAGATCGAAAACGCCAACCTCTACAACAATTTCCGCCGGGAGTGGGTGGTCAAGCTCTCCGCCTCCCAGGAGTTTGCGGAAGTCGATCCGGACTTCGTGATCGCGCTGGACGGCGCCGGGCGGATCATCGGCTTCAATCACCGCGCGTGTCGACTGCTGGCCGGCGAGGGGGAGGACCGGGAGCATCTCATCGGACGGTCCTTCTCCGACCTCTTCGACTGTCAGGTGGACGACCTGGTGCGGTTCGTGCGCTCTCTGCCCACCGACCAGCGCACCCTCCGCCTGCGGCGCAGCGGGACACCCCTGTTCGCGCAGGCGATGCCGCCGCCGGCCATCGCCGTTCCACGCCCATCCAAAGGAGACGAGGGAAGCCTGCCCAAGCCGCTCCAGGCGATGTGCGGCGGTGATCCGGCGCTGAAAGCGGTGTTGACGCGCGCGGCGAAGCTGGTGAACACGCGGATGAGCCTGCTGATCCACGGCGAGACCGGCACCGGCAAGGAACACCTCGCCAAGGCCTTGCACCAGTCGAGCGTGCGCGCGTCCAAGCCTTTCGTCGCCGTGAACTGCGCCGCGCTGCCGGAGGCGCTGATCGAGAGCGAGTTGTTCGGCCATGAGCCCGGCTCCTTCACCGGGGCCACGTCGCGGGGCAAGAAGGGGCTGATCCTGGAGGCGGACGGCGGCACGCTGTTCCTGGACGAGATCGGCGACATGCCGCTGTCCTCGCAGACACGCCTGCTGCGCGTCCTGGCGGAGCGGGAGGTCACACCCATCGGCCGCACCAAGGCGGTGTCGGTGGACGTGCGCGTCATTGCCGCGACCCACCGCGATCTGGTCAAACTGATCAAGGCGGGGACGTTCCGCGACGACTTGTATTTCCGTCTCAACGGCGCGGTGTTCACCGTGCCGCCGCTGCGCCAGCGCGGCGACCTCGACTGGCTGATCGACCGGCTGCTGGCCGAGCGGACGGAGCGGGACGGCATCGGCTACACCATCGCCGCTCCGGCGCTGGCCGCCTTGCGCGCCCACGGCTGGCCCGGCAACGTGCGCGAACTGGTGAACGCGCTCGACTACGCCTGCGCGGTCTGCACCGACGGGCTGATCGAACTGATGGACATTCCCGACCCCGTGCAGCGCAGCGGCGTGTTCGAGGCGTGGCCGTCGGGCCCTCCGACGCCCGCCCCGGACAGCGACGATCCCGCCATCCGCCTGCGCGAGGTGTTGCGCCGCCTGCACTGGAACGTGTCGGCGGCGGCGCGGGACATGGGCGTGGACCGCTCGACCGTCCACCGCCAGATGCGCCGTTTCGGCATCGTCCCGCCGCACCGGCTGGATTGA
- a CDS encoding MDR family oxidoreductase, protein MADTFKAFVIEDVDGKPKGGFKQLTLADLPDNDVLVEVAYSTVNYKDGLAVSGKGRIARKLPMVAGIDLAGTVVESRSPAWKPGDKVVANGWGMSETQWGGYTRFQRLKPEWLTRLPDAFSLEEAMGIGTAGYTAALCVEALETWGAVQPGSKEVLVTGAAGGVGSVAVALLAKRGYPVVASTGRPDTHDYLRSLGASGFIDRAALQEKGAPLQKERWAGGVDSVGGHTLVNALSQTVWGGAIAACGLAGSSDLPGTVLPHILRNVALLGVDSVMAPQDRRNAAWTRLARDLDKDALKTMYEVQPFEALPGLASRILAGGIRGRVVIDVRS, encoded by the coding sequence ATGGCCGACACTTTCAAGGCCTTCGTGATCGAAGACGTCGACGGCAAGCCCAAGGGCGGCTTCAAGCAACTCACCCTCGCCGACCTGCCGGACAACGACGTGCTGGTCGAGGTCGCCTATTCCACCGTCAACTACAAGGACGGGCTCGCGGTCAGCGGCAAGGGGCGCATCGCCCGCAAGCTGCCGATGGTCGCCGGCATCGATTTGGCGGGGACCGTGGTCGAATCCCGTTCCCCCGCCTGGAAGCCCGGCGACAAGGTGGTCGCCAACGGCTGGGGCATGTCGGAAACGCAGTGGGGCGGCTACACCCGGTTCCAGCGCCTGAAGCCCGAATGGCTGACCCGGTTGCCGGATGCCTTCTCGCTGGAAGAGGCGATGGGCATCGGCACCGCCGGTTACACGGCGGCGCTCTGCGTCGAAGCCCTGGAGACATGGGGCGCGGTCCAGCCGGGCAGCAAGGAGGTTCTGGTCACCGGGGCCGCCGGCGGTGTCGGTTCGGTCGCGGTGGCGCTGCTCGCCAAGCGCGGTTACCCGGTGGTCGCCTCCACCGGCCGGCCGGACACGCATGATTACCTGCGCAGTCTCGGCGCCAGCGGATTCATCGACCGCGCCGCTCTCCAGGAGAAGGGGGCGCCCTTGCAGAAGGAGCGCTGGGCCGGCGGCGTCGACTCGGTGGGCGGTCACACGCTGGTCAACGCGCTGTCGCAGACTGTCTGGGGAGGTGCCATCGCCGCTTGCGGTTTGGCCGGCTCATCCGATCTGCCGGGGACGGTCTTGCCGCACATCCTGCGCAACGTGGCGCTGCTCGGCGTCGATTCCGTCATGGCTCCGCAGGATCGGCGGAACGCCGCCTGGACACGGCTGGCCCGCGATCTGGACAAGGACGCGCTGAAGACGATGTACGAGGTGCAGCCTTTTGAAGCGTTGCCGGGGTTGGCAAGCCGGATCCTGGCCGGCGGGATTCGCGGTCGCGTTGTCATCGACGTTCGCAGCTGA
- a CDS encoding AMP-binding protein has product MASPFTATPIDHLRHAAATAPGALIRWNEHSLSYGDLLDRSLRCASALRGLGVGPGDRVAFWLPNGIPYLDLFFACLHIGAITVSVNTRFRRAEVESIISRTGASTIIVWPGFKNIPFLTMLGELDPAAMASLRLAVLCEDDGRSDLPLPDFPLPGVRVVHHRDLLAEAPGESAAAPDLPCIIFPTSGTTGLPKFALHRQGAVAQHATQVAAAFGYDAPDAHLLQAIPFCGVFGFSQFAATVAGAASVTLMSLFEPVEARDLIRSRSITHLNGPDDLFKRLLDVCPEDKPFPSLRDCLIASFNPTLALLPEEAERRGVPMTNGFGMSEIFSFFSRQAPNAPIGLRKLSGGHPVNPKARVRVRDTATGCVLPPGGIGSLEIASDTLFCAYFGNPEATRAAFTEDGFFITGDLATMRVDGGFIFKGRSGDVLRLGGFLVDPAEIEAVLQRDGSVETAVVVEVATERGNKPVAFLRLREGAVLDETALRERVGATLADFKIPARFVVVDQFPTAMSPNGEKIQRGKLKERAQLTFSAGG; this is encoded by the coding sequence ATGGCCTCTCCCTTCACCGCCACCCCCATCGACCATCTGCGCCACGCCGCCGCGACGGCGCCCGGCGCGCTCATTCGATGGAACGAGCACTCCCTGTCCTACGGGGATCTGCTGGACCGCAGCTTGCGCTGCGCGTCGGCGCTCCGGGGGCTTGGCGTCGGTCCGGGCGACCGGGTCGCCTTCTGGCTGCCGAACGGCATCCCGTATCTCGACCTGTTCTTCGCCTGCCTGCACATCGGCGCGATCACCGTGTCGGTGAACACGCGCTTCCGCCGGGCCGAGGTCGAATCCATCATCAGCCGCACCGGCGCGTCGACGATCATCGTCTGGCCCGGCTTCAAGAACATCCCGTTCCTGACCATGCTGGGCGAACTCGACCCGGCCGCGATGGCGTCGCTTCGTCTGGCGGTCCTGTGCGAGGACGACGGACGCTCTGACCTCCCGCTGCCCGACTTCCCGCTGCCCGGCGTACGGGTGGTCCATCACCGCGATCTGCTGGCCGAAGCGCCCGGGGAAAGCGCCGCGGCACCGGACCTGCCCTGCATCATCTTTCCAACCTCGGGCACCACCGGTCTTCCCAAGTTCGCCCTGCACCGCCAAGGCGCCGTCGCCCAGCACGCCACGCAGGTGGCCGCCGCCTTCGGCTATGACGCCCCCGACGCCCATCTGCTGCAAGCCATCCCGTTCTGCGGCGTGTTCGGCTTCTCGCAGTTCGCCGCCACCGTGGCCGGCGCCGCGTCCGTCACGCTGATGAGCCTGTTCGAGCCGGTGGAGGCCCGCGACCTGATCCGGTCGCGGTCGATCACCCACCTGAACGGACCGGACGACCTTTTCAAGCGCCTGCTCGACGTCTGCCCGGAGGACAAGCCGTTTCCGTCCCTGCGCGACTGCCTGATCGCCTCGTTCAACCCCACCCTGGCCCTGTTACCCGAAGAGGCGGAGCGGCGCGGCGTGCCGATGACCAACGGCTTCGGGATGAGCGAGATCTTTTCGTTCTTCTCACGACAGGCCCCGAACGCCCCGATCGGTCTGCGCAAGCTGTCGGGCGGCCATCCGGTCAATCCCAAGGCGCGGGTGCGGGTGCGTGACACCGCCACCGGGTGCGTCCTCCCGCCGGGCGGGATCGGCAGCCTTGAGATCGCGTCGGACACGCTGTTCTGCGCGTATTTCGGCAATCCCGAAGCGACCCGCGCCGCCTTCACCGAGGACGGCTTCTTCATCACCGGCGATCTGGCGACGATGCGGGTGGATGGCGGCTTCATCTTCAAGGGCCGCAGCGGCGACGTCCTCCGTCTCGGCGGCTTTCTGGTTGATCCTGCGGAGATCGAGGCGGTGCTGCAACGCGACGGCAGCGTGGAGACCGCCGTGGTCGTCGAGGTGGCGACGGAGCGCGGCAACAAGCCCGTGGCCTTCCTGCGCCTGCGCGAGGGCGCCGTTCTCGACGAGACCGCCCTGCGCGAGCGTGTCGGAGCCACACTGGCCGATTTCAAGATTCCGGCGCGTTTCGTCGTGGTGGACCAGTTTCCGACGGCGATGAGCCCCAACGGAGAGAAAATCCAGCGCGGCAAACTGAAGGAGCGGGCGCAGCTGACGTTCTCCGCAGGCGGCTGA
- a CDS encoding ABC transporter substrate-binding protein encodes MNLKSILAAAAIAAAAAGAAVPSQAADPLKIGVLFPLSGPMALIGNEAYQAAEVARDMINKRGGVLGRPVTYAVADAPAPTAANAEATRLIVREKVPVIAGSYASSLALAASEVAEREGALYWETIAVADKITQRKYKNTIRLTFNASMMGQTAADFAKDIAGKLGKDPKDLRIAVISEDSEFGQSVGDAAANQTKTLGMQLVANERYSRTVNDLSSLVLSLKAAKPDAVIATSYLNDAALFWRQVRELDLHIPAMIGIGTGYALPDFLAATGASADGIFDVDAPASPNVSNLPEPTQKLYAEFIEGFRAKEKRDPGPLGLIAFGGFWTLFTDVIPRAGSTDLAALRKAAYATDLPDGSLLTGAGVKLNQIGEKEAGQNTRALISVMQWQDGKLQVVWPQSAANGEMRKVPLPKWSDR; translated from the coding sequence ATGAACTTGAAATCCATCCTCGCCGCGGCGGCCATCGCCGCGGCGGCGGCCGGTGCCGCCGTTCCGTCCCAGGCCGCCGATCCGCTGAAGATCGGCGTCCTCTTCCCGCTGTCCGGCCCGATGGCGCTGATCGGCAACGAGGCCTATCAGGCCGCCGAGGTCGCCCGCGACATGATCAACAAGCGCGGCGGCGTGCTCGGCCGACCGGTGACCTACGCCGTCGCCGACGCGCCGGCCCCGACCGCCGCCAACGCCGAGGCGACCCGGCTGATCGTGCGCGAGAAGGTTCCGGTGATCGCCGGCAGCTACGCCAGTTCGCTGGCCCTTGCCGCCAGCGAGGTGGCGGAGCGCGAAGGCGCCCTGTACTGGGAGACCATCGCCGTTGCCGACAAGATCACCCAGCGCAAGTACAAGAACACCATCCGCCTGACCTTCAACGCGTCGATGATGGGCCAGACGGCGGCGGACTTCGCCAAGGACATCGCCGGCAAGCTGGGCAAGGACCCGAAGGATCTGCGCATCGCCGTGATCTCCGAGGATTCGGAGTTCGGCCAGTCGGTCGGCGACGCGGCGGCGAACCAGACGAAGACCCTCGGCATGCAGCTGGTCGCCAACGAGCGCTACAGCCGCACCGTGAACGATCTGTCGTCCCTGGTGCTCAGCCTGAAGGCGGCCAAGCCCGACGCGGTCATCGCGACCTCCTACCTGAACGACGCCGCCCTGTTCTGGCGGCAGGTCCGCGAACTGGACCTCCACATTCCGGCCATGATCGGCATCGGCACCGGCTACGCCCTGCCGGACTTCCTCGCCGCGACGGGCGCCAGCGCCGACGGCATCTTCGACGTGGACGCCCCGGCCTCGCCGAACGTCTCCAACCTGCCGGAGCCGACGCAGAAGCTGTACGCGGAGTTCATCGAAGGCTTCCGCGCCAAGGAGAAGCGCGATCCGGGGCCGCTGGGCCTGATCGCGTTCGGAGGCTTCTGGACGCTGTTCACGGACGTGATCCCGCGCGCCGGCTCGACCGATCTGGCGGCGCTGCGCAAGGCCGCCTACGCCACCGACCTGCCGGACGGCAGTTTGCTGACCGGCGCCGGAGTGAAGCTGAATCAGATCGGCGAGAAGGAAGCGGGGCAGAACACCCGGGCGCTGATCTCGGTCATGCAGTGGCAGGACGGCAAGCTGCAGGTCGTCTGGCCGCAGAGCGCCGCCAACGGCGAGATGCGCAAGGTTCCGCTGCCCAAGTGGAGCGATCGCTGA
- a CDS encoding ABC transporter ATP-binding protein, translating to MLTVRKLDAFYGEIQTLHGIDLDVREGEVVSVVGANAAGKTTLLNAISGTVERYGRVSFFDQDIGSLPPHAIARRGLVQVPEGRRLFPFMTVRENLELGAFAPHARAHRAESLEKVFDLMPRLRERSGQLAGSMSGGEQQMCAIGRALMAKPRAIMFDEPTLGLAPIMVDVVFKLVRSIKETGITILLVEQNVKHSLAMSDRGYVLENGHIVLSGPAADLLTDPRLKEAYLGG from the coding sequence GTGCTCACGGTTAGAAAGCTCGATGCCTTCTATGGCGAGATCCAGACGCTCCACGGAATCGACCTGGACGTCCGGGAAGGCGAGGTGGTCTCGGTCGTCGGCGCCAACGCGGCGGGAAAGACCACGCTGCTGAACGCCATTTCCGGCACGGTCGAACGGTACGGGCGGGTGTCCTTCTTCGACCAGGACATCGGCTCCCTGCCGCCGCACGCGATCGCCCGGCGCGGATTGGTCCAGGTGCCGGAGGGCCGGCGGCTGTTCCCCTTCATGACGGTGCGGGAGAATCTGGAGCTCGGCGCCTTCGCTCCGCACGCCCGCGCCCACCGCGCGGAAAGTCTGGAGAAGGTCTTCGACCTGATGCCCCGGCTGCGGGAGCGCTCCGGCCAGCTCGCCGGGTCGATGAGCGGCGGCGAGCAGCAAATGTGCGCCATCGGCCGCGCGCTGATGGCGAAGCCGCGCGCGATCATGTTCGACGAGCCGACGCTGGGCCTCGCCCCGATCATGGTCGATGTCGTCTTCAAGCTGGTCCGCAGCATCAAGGAGACCGGCATCACCATCCTGCTGGTCGAGCAGAACGTGAAGCATTCGCTCGCCATGTCGGACCGGGGCTATGTGCTGGAGAACGGCCACATCGTCCTGTCCGGTCCGGCGGCCGACCTGCTGACGGACCCGCGCCTGAAGGAAGCCTATCTCGGCGGCTGA
- a CDS encoding ABC transporter ATP-binding protein produces MLEVRGISKRFGGLRAVNDVHLTINKGEILGLIGPNGAGKTTLFNCIAGAFPPTEGQVLLEGRSITGLKAHQVCRAGLARTYQIVKPFGGLSVLDNVVVGAINQTHNIAEARRIAEEALVLTGLADRRDMPAASLPLPGRKRLEISRALATRPKVLLLDEVMAGLNPSEVEKAILLIEAIRAHGVSILIIEHLMRVITAVSDRIVVMNHGSKLAEGLPAEVLNDKAVIQAYLGEDFGAHG; encoded by the coding sequence ATGCTTGAAGTCCGGGGCATCAGCAAGCGGTTCGGCGGCCTCCGCGCCGTCAACGACGTCCATCTCACCATCAACAAGGGCGAGATCCTGGGCCTGATCGGTCCCAACGGGGCCGGCAAGACCACGCTGTTCAACTGCATCGCCGGGGCCTTTCCGCCGACGGAGGGGCAGGTCCTGCTGGAGGGCAGGAGCATCACCGGCCTGAAGGCGCACCAGGTCTGCCGCGCCGGGCTGGCCCGCACCTATCAGATCGTGAAGCCGTTCGGCGGGCTCTCGGTGCTCGACAACGTGGTGGTCGGCGCGATCAACCAGACGCACAACATCGCCGAGGCCCGCCGCATCGCCGAGGAGGCTCTGGTCCTGACCGGGCTGGCCGACCGCCGCGACATGCCGGCCGCGAGCCTGCCGCTGCCCGGCCGCAAGCGCCTGGAAATCTCCCGCGCGCTGGCGACCCGGCCGAAGGTGCTGCTGCTGGACGAGGTCATGGCGGGCCTCAACCCGTCCGAGGTGGAGAAGGCCATCCTGCTGATCGAGGCCATCCGCGCGCACGGCGTCAGCATCCTGATCATCGAACATCTGATGCGCGTCATCACGGCGGTCAGCGACCGGATCGTGGTCATGAACCACGGCAGCAAGCTGGCCGAAGGGCTGCCGGCCGAGGTCCTGAACGACAAGGCGGTGATCCAAGCCTATCTGGGGGAGGACTTCGGTGCTCACGGTTAG